In a single window of the Danio rerio strain Tuebingen ecotype United States chromosome 20, GRCz12tu, whole genome shotgun sequence genome:
- the si:dkey-221h15.4 gene encoding uncharacterized protein isoform X1, which translates to MGFEKILHHLWFIKDIFELILGAVFYFFEAFVRFFIPRSKKDVEGEIVLVTGAANGIGKLIAKELGHYGATLVLWDINSEALEKTAKELKQVLDVRVYAYTCDCSRRSEVYRVAEVVKREVGDVSILVNNAGMVSGKYTFLEAPDSLVDRTLRVNAAAHFWTYKAFLPAMLEQDHGHLLCVACHGALFAMNGLADYCASKSAAVRFAESIALELLVLKKEGIKTTIVCPYLINTNMFGGCQTKRPFFLPVLEQRYAAKQIVDAILQEKMYLLLPSSLSLLMALKSVMPAKLGIIFVNFFGGMDLMDHFRGVPTHNQLQKTSTAKKPLLSITTSKKLQNINQNESAVSSFH; encoded by the exons ATGGGCTTTGAGAAAATACTGCACCACCTCTGGTTCATAAAAGACATTTTTGAGCTAATTCTTGGTGCTGTCTTTTACTTTTTTGAAGCCTTCGTTCGATTCTTTATTCCACGTAGCAAGAAAGATGTTGAGGGAGAGATTGTTTTGGTTACCGGGGCTGCAAATGGGATTGGAAAACTGATTGCCAAAGAACTTGGACACTATGGAGCAACATTAGTTCTGTGGGATATAAACTCGGAGGCACTGGAGAAGACAGCCAAGGAGTTGAAGCAAGTACTAGATGTGCGTGTTTATGCCTACACCTGTGACTGCAGCCGAAGGAGTGAGGTCTACAGAGTTGCTGAAGTG GTCAAAAGGGAGGTTGGAGATGTGTCAATCTTGGTCAATAACGCTGGAATGGTATCAGGAAAATACACTTTTCTTGAAGCCCCTGACAGTCTGGTGGACCGGACACTACGGGTCAATGCTGCTGCTCATTtctgg ACTTACAAGGCATTTCTCCCAGCAATGTTGGAACAAGACCACGGGCACCTGTTGTGTGTGGCATGCCATGGAGCCTTGTTTGCAATGAATGGCCTTGCAG ACTATTGTGCAAGCAAGTCTGCAGCAGTGAGATTTGCAGAATCTATTGCACTGGAGCTGCTTGTACTTAAAAAGGAAGGGATCAAAACAACAATAGTGTGTCcttatttaattaatacaaacATGTTTGGCGGATGTCAAACTAA GAGACCGTTCTTTCTTCCTGTCTTGGAGCAGAGATATGCAGCAAAACAGATTGTGGATGCCATACTGCAGGAGAAGATGTACTTGTTGTTGCCATCAAGTCTGTCTCTTTTGATGGCACTTAAGAG TGTCATGCCTGCCAAACTGGGGATCATCTTTGTGAACTTCTTTGGTGGCATGGATCTAATGGACCATTTCAGAGGAGTCCCTACCCATAATCAGCTACAGAAAACCTCAACGGCAAAGAAACCCCTCTTGTCTATTACAACTAGCAAGAAGTTGCAAAACATCAATCAAAACGAATCAGCAGTGAGTTCATTTCATTAA